The Aliiroseovarius pelagivivens DNA segment TTGTTGCTGCCAACCTTGATCACAACATTCGTCCCAACTTGCGTGGCATGGTTGTTCATCAGGTCGTTATAGCCCGTGATGCCCGACACCCCGCTAAAGTCGATCTTCTCATCGGAATCAAACGCATTGAAATCGTTGATGCGGTCTTTGCCGAACTGGCCTTTGAACACGAATGTGTCCGAGCCTGAACCGCCCCACATTTTGTCATTTCCCTGATCACCATTGATGGTGTCGTTGCCACCGTTGCCGCGGATAGTGTCTTTCCCTGCGCCACCGAACAGAACGTCACCTAGTGAATTGCCATTGATGGTGTCGTTCCCTTTGTTCCCTTTCAGGGTATAGGAGTAATTGCCAGCGCCCGATAAAACATTGTCCCCGTGGCTGCCAATGACCGTCGAGCCGTTATACGCGACGACATTCTCGATCGAAATCAGTTTGTCGCGTTCGGTGGTGTCGGCATAGACATACCCTTTGGTCAGGTTAATGGTATGAAAACTAGAAAGGCCCTGTCCATGGAATGTGTCAGTTCCGCTTCCACCGTTGAAGGTGTGTTTGTTGTTTGGCCCTGTCCCTTCAGTCTTGTAGAAATAGTCATCGCCAGCACGGCCAAGGAAAGTATAATGGTCACCGAAATCTGAATAGAAATAGTCAGTGTAGTCACTGCCTTTGAACTTTTCGATACTTGATATGGTATCGGTTCCTGTGCCGTCCCAGACCTTGTTGGTATCAATGACTACCGTGATCGAAGAAGTCGAATTGCTGTAGTCAGCGGTGTCAGTTCCCGATCCGCCATTCAAGATGTCGGCGTCGCGCCCGCCGTCAAGTATATCATTCCCAGCGCCAGCATTAATGGTGTCAGTCCCAGCACCAGTCATAATGATGTTTTTCCCGCTGGTCCCTGTAATATTGTCATTCCCGTCTCCCGTCAGGATGTTTTCGAAATTGACAAAAGACTCTCCAGCCCAGTTCGTGGCCCCGGTGACCATGTTGACGGTATAGCTAAGGCTCACAAGCGACGTATCAAGCCAGTCAACCCCACTTCCACCATCTAAAAGTTCATTCACACCAAACCCGGCTTTGATATAGTCATTGCCGGAACCGCCGTAATACTCACCAGTACCACTTGAGTAGATCGTGTCATTGCCGCCGCCACCTTTGGCCACGTTGAACCCTGTATTTGTGGGGCCAGCGTCAATAAAATCATTCCCAGCGCCGCCGATCATAAGATCGGCCCCTTCGCCGCCAAATATCCTGTCATTCCCTCCAAGACCGCGAATGGTGTCATTCCCGCCCTTGCCTTTCAAAATGTCTTTTGCCTGAGTGCCGATGATGGTCTCATTGGCATTTGTTCCGATAATCTTTGCCATTATTCCAATCCTCCAAAACAATTGGACAGACCGTCAGAGATGCGAAGATGCACCTGAAAATCAGTTGGCCTGCAGTCTTAAATCGAGGGATCACGTGCCCGGTTAAATCGCGGTCGGGCGGCTCAAATACGTATAGGTGATCCCAATAGTGCGTAAAGATTAACACAAATCCGGTTCAATTTTGATTGTCCTTAAGGCGATATTTTCCATCCAGCTCGGAATTGAGGGGCTGGATCTCGGCGGTTTCATCTCCGTCACTC contains these protein-coding regions:
- a CDS encoding calcium-binding protein — protein: MAKIIGTNANETIIGTQAKDILKGKGGNDTIRGLGGNDRIFGGEGADLMIGGAGNDFIDAGPTNTGFNVAKGGGGNDTIYSSGTGEYYGGSGNDYIKAGFGVNELLDGGSGVDWLDTSLVSLSYTVNMVTGATNWAGESFVNFENILTGDGNDNITGTSGKNIIMTGAGTDTINAGAGNDILDGGRDADILNGGSGTDTADYSNSTSSITVVIDTNKVWDGTGTDTISSIEKFKGSDYTDYFYSDFGDHYTFLGRAGDDYFYKTEGTGPNNKHTFNGGSGTDTFHGQGLSSFHTINLTKGYVYADTTERDKLISIENVVAYNGSTVIGSHGDNVLSGAGNYSYTLKGNKGNDTINGNSLGDVLFGGAGKDTIRGNGGNDTINGDQGNDKMWGGSGSDTFVFKGQFGKDRINDFNAFDSDEKIDFSGVSGITGYNDLMNNHATQVGTNVVIKVGSNKVTLVDVSLNDLDTTDFLF